In Perognathus longimembris pacificus isolate PPM17 chromosome 3, ASM2315922v1, whole genome shotgun sequence, a single window of DNA contains:
- the Acrv1 gene encoding acrosomal protein SP-10, with the protein MAHQASIQQLSGEYFSLGNPSHVDALYETSGKNALSEHGSTEHATIEHGSTEHATIEHAFTERATIEHASTEHASSDQPSGDKSSVEHISSDQSSGEHTSVDQSSGEHTSVDQSSGEHTSGDQSSGEHTSGEQSSGDQSSSDQSSGEHSSEQSLGEQVEQVTGEKVTGEHGSGEQSSGEQSGEQSSGDKSSSEQLLSEPPASTPLPSTSGSVLNCHTCAYMNEQGKCLRGEGICTTQNSQQCMLKKIYEAGKLQFMVQGCENMCPSMNLFSHGTRMQIICCRNQPFCNKI; encoded by the exons ATGGCTCACCAAGCTTCAATTCAGCAACTTTCAGGTGAGTACTTCTCACTTGGCAACCCTTCACACGTTGATGCATTATATGAGACTTCAGGCAAGAATGCTTTGAGTGAGCACGGCTCCACTGAGCATGCTACAATTGAGCATGGTTCCACTGAGCATGCTACAATCGAGCACGCGTTTACTGAGCGCGCTACAATCGAGCACGCGTCTACGGAGCACGCTTCAAGTGACCAACCTTCAGGTGATAAGTCTTCAGTTGAACACATTTCAAGTGACCAGTCTTCAGGTGAACACACTTCAGTAGACCAGTCTTCAGGTGAACACACTTCAGTAGACCAATCTTCAGGTGAACACACTTCAGGAGACCAGTCTTCAGGTGAACACACTTCAGGAGAACAGTCTTCAGGTGACCAATCTTCAAGTGACCAATCTTCGGGTGAACATTCTTCAGAACAATCTTTAGGTGAACAGGTAGAACAGGTTACAGGAGAAAAGGTTACAGGTGAACATGGCTCCGGTGAACAGTCTTCAGGTGAGCAGTCGGGTGAACAGTCTTCGGGTGACAAGTCTTCGAGTGAACAGCTTTTGAGTGAACCACCTGCAAGTACACCACTTCCAAGCACTTCAG GCTCAGTGTTAAATTGCCACACATGTGCTTATATGAATGAGCAAGGAAAATGTCTTCGTGGAGAAGGAATATGTACCACTCAGAATTCCCAGCAGTGCATGTTAAAGAAGATCTATGAAG CTGGAAAACTCCAATTCATGGTTCAGGGGTGTGAGAACATGTGCCCATCTATGAACCTCTTTTCCCATGGAACAAGGATGCAAATTATATGCTGTCGGAACCAGCCTTTCTGCAACAAGATCTAG
- the Chek1 gene encoding serine/threonine-protein kinase Chk1 isoform X2 produces the protein MAVPFVEDWDLVQTLGEGAYGEVQLAVNRITEEAVAVKIVDMKRAVDCPENIKKEICINKMLNHENVVKFYGHRREGNIQYLFLEYCSGGELFDRIEPDIGMPEQDAQRFFHQLMAGVVYLHGIGITHRDIKPENLLLDDRDNLKISDFGLATVFRHNNRERLLTKMCGTLPYVAPELLKRKEFHAEPVDVWSCGIVLTAMLAGELPWDQPSDSCQEYSDWKEKKTYLNPWKKIDSAPLALLHKILVENPTARITILDIKKDRWYNKSLKKGAKRPRVTSGGVPESPSGLSKHIHSNLDFSPAHNASSEENVKYSSSQPEPRTGLSLWDSSPSNIDKLVQGISFSQPACPDHMLLNSQLLGTPGSSQNPWQRLVKRMTRFFTKLDADKSYQCLKETCEKLGYHWKKSCMNQVTVSTTDRRNNKLIFKINLVEMDEKILVDFRLSKGDGLEFKRHFLKIKGKLSDVVSSQKN, from the exons ATGGCAGTGCCCTTTGTGGAAGACTGGGACTTGGTGCAAACCCTGGGAGAAGGTGCCTATGGAGA agTTCAGCTTGCTGTGAATAGAATAACTGAAGAAGCTGTTGCAGTGAAGATTGTAGACATGAAGAGGGCCGTAGACTGTCCGGAAAATATTAAGAAAGAGATCTGCATTAATAAAATGTTAAACCATGAGAATGTTGTAAAATTCTATGGTCACAGGAGAGAAGGCAATATCCAGTATCTATTTTTGGAGTACTGTAGTGGTGGAGAGCTTTTTGATAGAATAG AGCCCGACATAGGCATGCCTGAACAAGATGCCCAGAGATTCTTCCATCAGCTCATGGCAGGGGTG GTTTATCTGCACGGTATTGGGATAACTCATAGAGATATTAAGCCAGAAAATCTCCTCTTAGATGACAGGG ataACCTCAAAATCTCTGACTTTGGCTTGGCCACAGTATTTCGGCATAATAATCGTGAGCGTTTATTGACAAAGATGTGTGGTACATTACCTTATGTTGCTCCAGAacttctgaaaagaaaagaatttcatgcAGAACCAGTTGATGTTTGGTCCTGTGGAATAGTACTTACTGCAATGTTGGCTGGAG aACTTCCATGGGACCAGCCCAGTGACAGTTGTCAGGAATATTctgattggaaagaaaaaaagacataccTCAACCCTTGGAAAAAAATCGATTCTGCTCCTCTGG CTCTGCTTCATAAAATCCTAGTGGAGAATCCAACAGCAAGAATTACCATCCTGGACATCAAAAAAGATAGATGGTACAACAAGTCACTTAAGAAAg GGGCAAAGAGGCCCCGAGTCACTTCAGGAGGTGTGCCAGAGTCCCCTAGTGGACTTTCCAAGCACATTCACTCTAATTTGGACTTCTCTCCAGCACACAATGCTTCCAG TGAAGAAAATGTGAAGTATTCTAGTTCCCAGCCAGAACCACGGACAGGTCTTTCCTTATGGGATTCCAGTCCCTCAAACATCGATAAATTGGTACAAGGGATCAGTTTCTCCCAGCCCGCATGTCCTGATCATATGCTTCTGAATAGTCAGTTGCTTGGTACTCCAGGATCCTCACAG AATCCCTGGCAGCGCTTGGTGAAAAGAATGACACGTTTCTTTACCAAATTGGATGCAGACAAATCTTATCAGTGCCTGAAAGAGACTTGTGAGAAGTTGGGCTATCATTGGAAGAAGAGTTGTATGAACCAG GTTACTGTATCAAcaactgatagaagaaacaataaactgattttcaaaataaatttggTAGAAATGGATGAGAAGATATTGGTTGACTTCCGGCTTTCTAag GGTGATGGATTGGAGTTCAAGAGACACTTCCTGAAGATAAAAGGGAAGCTGAGTGATGTTGTGAGCAGCCAGAAG AATTAG
- the Chek1 gene encoding serine/threonine-protein kinase Chk1 isoform X1 produces MAVPFVEDWDLVQTLGEGAYGEVQLAVNRITEEAVAVKIVDMKRAVDCPENIKKEICINKMLNHENVVKFYGHRREGNIQYLFLEYCSGGELFDRIEPDIGMPEQDAQRFFHQLMAGVVYLHGIGITHRDIKPENLLLDDRDNLKISDFGLATVFRHNNRERLLTKMCGTLPYVAPELLKRKEFHAEPVDVWSCGIVLTAMLAGELPWDQPSDSCQEYSDWKEKKTYLNPWKKIDSAPLALLHKILVENPTARITILDIKKDRWYNKSLKKGAKRPRVTSGGVPESPSGLSKHIHSNLDFSPAHNASSEENVKYSSSQPEPRTGLSLWDSSPSNIDKLVQGISFSQPACPDHMLLNSQLLGTPGSSQNPWQRLVKRMTRFFTKLDADKSYQCLKETCEKLGYHWKKSCMNQVTVSTTDRRNNKLIFKINLVEMDEKILVDFRLSKGDGLEFKRHFLKIKGKLSDVVSSQKVWLPVT; encoded by the exons ATGGCAGTGCCCTTTGTGGAAGACTGGGACTTGGTGCAAACCCTGGGAGAAGGTGCCTATGGAGA agTTCAGCTTGCTGTGAATAGAATAACTGAAGAAGCTGTTGCAGTGAAGATTGTAGACATGAAGAGGGCCGTAGACTGTCCGGAAAATATTAAGAAAGAGATCTGCATTAATAAAATGTTAAACCATGAGAATGTTGTAAAATTCTATGGTCACAGGAGAGAAGGCAATATCCAGTATCTATTTTTGGAGTACTGTAGTGGTGGAGAGCTTTTTGATAGAATAG AGCCCGACATAGGCATGCCTGAACAAGATGCCCAGAGATTCTTCCATCAGCTCATGGCAGGGGTG GTTTATCTGCACGGTATTGGGATAACTCATAGAGATATTAAGCCAGAAAATCTCCTCTTAGATGACAGGG ataACCTCAAAATCTCTGACTTTGGCTTGGCCACAGTATTTCGGCATAATAATCGTGAGCGTTTATTGACAAAGATGTGTGGTACATTACCTTATGTTGCTCCAGAacttctgaaaagaaaagaatttcatgcAGAACCAGTTGATGTTTGGTCCTGTGGAATAGTACTTACTGCAATGTTGGCTGGAG aACTTCCATGGGACCAGCCCAGTGACAGTTGTCAGGAATATTctgattggaaagaaaaaaagacataccTCAACCCTTGGAAAAAAATCGATTCTGCTCCTCTGG CTCTGCTTCATAAAATCCTAGTGGAGAATCCAACAGCAAGAATTACCATCCTGGACATCAAAAAAGATAGATGGTACAACAAGTCACTTAAGAAAg GGGCAAAGAGGCCCCGAGTCACTTCAGGAGGTGTGCCAGAGTCCCCTAGTGGACTTTCCAAGCACATTCACTCTAATTTGGACTTCTCTCCAGCACACAATGCTTCCAG TGAAGAAAATGTGAAGTATTCTAGTTCCCAGCCAGAACCACGGACAGGTCTTTCCTTATGGGATTCCAGTCCCTCAAACATCGATAAATTGGTACAAGGGATCAGTTTCTCCCAGCCCGCATGTCCTGATCATATGCTTCTGAATAGTCAGTTGCTTGGTACTCCAGGATCCTCACAG AATCCCTGGCAGCGCTTGGTGAAAAGAATGACACGTTTCTTTACCAAATTGGATGCAGACAAATCTTATCAGTGCCTGAAAGAGACTTGTGAGAAGTTGGGCTATCATTGGAAGAAGAGTTGTATGAACCAG GTTACTGTATCAAcaactgatagaagaaacaataaactgattttcaaaataaatttggTAGAAATGGATGAGAAGATATTGGTTGACTTCCGGCTTTCTAag GGTGATGGATTGGAGTTCAAGAGACACTTCCTGAAGATAAAAGGGAAGCTGAGTGATGTTGTGAGCAGCCAGAAGGTTTGGCTTCCTGTCACGTGA